The region ACGTCGTACCCGCCGAGCGCGACGTCGGCGGCGTCGGCCTGCTCGAACCGCACGTTCGCCGACCCGAGGCGCTCGGCGACCCGCCGCGCCAGGGCCACAGCAGTGGCGTCCCGGTCCAGCCCGACGACGGGGGCGTCGAGCGCGTGGGCGTACCCGAGCGTGCTCAGCGGCAGCGGTCCGCTGCCGAGCACGGCGACCGACGTCGGTGTGCCGGCGCCCGCGTGCGCGATCAGCCGGGCCTCCAGGGCCGTGAGCCGCCGGTAGTTGTCGAGGTAGGGGAACGCGGCGAGCGCGGCCCGCGCGTCGGGCGCCGTGCCGATGTGCTCCGCCCAGGCGTGCTCGAGCGCGGTCTCGCCGCGTGCCGACAGGTCGCGGATCGCGTCCTTGCGGCGGTGCACCTCCGGGTGCGCCAGGACGTCCCCGGCCTGCCGGTCGGGCGTCGCGAGCACCGCCTGCACCAGGCCGCCGAACAGGGCGTCCGTGTCGGGGCCGGGGCGCAGGTGGGGAAGGGCGGCAAGCTGGTCGGTGAGGTGGACGATCCGGTCGGCGGACAGGGTGGTATCGCTCAGCTCCGTCGTCATGGGGACGATGGTTCCACGGCCGGAACGGTTCGACCGGCTGTGACCTGCGTCTCGACCGGGTGGCCCGGTTTGCGCTTCGTCGCTCGGGGTGCGTAAAGTAGGGATCACCGACGCGGGGTGGAGCAGCTCGGTAGCTCGCTGGGCTCATAACCCAGAGGTCGCAGGTTCAAATCCTGCCCCCGCTACAAGATCAGGCCCGGGATTCTACGGAATCCCGGGCCTGAGTGCTTTGCCCGGAAGGAGACCGCTGTGCCGTGGAGCACCCGGGAGATCGCCAACCTTGCCGGGACCGCGGTCAGCACGATCCGCTACTACCACTCCGTGGGTCTGCTCGAGATGCCCGCACGGCAGCCGAACGGGTACAAGAACTACGAGGTACGTCACCTCGTGCGGCTGCTGCGGATCCGCCGGCTGACCGAGCTCGGCATGTCGCTCGAGCAGGTCGCCGCTCTGGGCGACGAGAACGAGCCGCCCCACGACGCGCTCCGCATCCTGGAGGCCGAGCTCGCGGGAAGCATCGCGCGCCTCCAGCTCGTACGTGACGAGCTCTCCCAGACGCTGGAGCATGCCGCACCGGCCGGCCTGCCGCCAGGATTCAGCGGGGTCGCCGAGAACACGACGGTCACCGACCGCGCCATGCTGCTCGTCTACTCGCTCATCCTCGGGCCCGAGGAGATGGCGTCGCTCCGTGCGATGCTGGCCGCCCCGCCCACGCCGGACCAGCTCGAGTTCGCACGC is a window of Promicromonospora sukumoe DNA encoding:
- a CDS encoding nicotianamine synthase family protein; the encoded protein is MTTELSDTTLSADRIVHLTDQLAALPHLRPGPDTDALFGGLVQAVLATPDRQAGDVLAHPEVHRRKDAIRDLSARGETALEHAWAEHIGTAPDARAALAAFPYLDNYRRLTALEARLIAHAGAGTPTSVAVLGSGPLPLSTLGYAHALDAPVVGLDRDATAVALARRVAERLGSANVRFEQADAADVALGGYDVVVLAALVGETPSAKAAILRRMADVMRPGALLLARSARGARTLLYPPVDLAAMPGFEVLEVVHPTDDVINSVVVARRAA
- a CDS encoding MerR family transcriptional regulator; this translates as MPWSTREIANLAGTAVSTIRYYHSVGLLEMPARQPNGYKNYEVRHLVRLLRIRRLTELGMSLEQVAALGDENEPPHDALRILEAELAGSIARLQLVRDELSQTLEHAAPAGLPPGFSGVAENTTVTDRAMLLVYSLILGPEEMASLRAMLAAPPTPDQLEFARLTEDADEATRARLAGRLSATMRPVRAENPWTLEPGLGSTRSPDEVRRLLHEAFASLYNGAQLDVLARVRHA